ctgaacagttgatattttatgttcaaaggtgaaacgaatcgttccactgatttgcgTTCCAATtccacacaattccaatgatagatttctgtcagtaaaattttgtcggtcgatttcaatcgggaaattttttcaatgacagaaatgtttaaggatagctataaacgacctgtgaaaaaattctaatgtttgttttcaatgatgaaaaccaatgatagctataactggcgctttatacaatgatttgttattctcgattaaagttttcgatggctcccatttttctgtgaaattgtttttaaggagTTCCTTAGCAGTTAGTAGGGCATTTACCGTTTCTACCTtgagtgaatttctttttttatcttttataaggcttacatctgaaaattttctttctgaTGTTGCACTATTATTGGGGCATTATAttctaaattttggtttttattgtaaaccacatacaaatttcttttccgttttattttggggagtagttttcgtccgtgggtagagtagcagttgactctgaaaatagtaaaatactactatagtagcaaaaacgacagcagtggatgtgagtattaaatgttacacaatttttgcgcatagccctctttgcgctagtgttttgtccgttaaaagtggaaccatcgtgaagttggctacaaGCAGTCCATATATAGTATGTCAATGTAggaatataataactaaataataaggacaaaaaatagaaatgttaattttttccaaaaaaggtttaaagtggtTAATCCTGGTGACCAAtaagtttgtatatatgtatacacaGGCCAATCAGTGGAGTCCTGCGCGCTTTCAGCCTCAGGGTCCAGATCGGATCCTCTGGCTCTTGAGAActctttttttggttgttcgtttattttatttcttttctttgagAGCCCGGGTATACTTCACAGGCCTTTTTCGGATAGGGGACTCCTCCAATCTTTTTGCCGGGTATGTCCCGCGGTCGTAAGCTGACTTCGCTCTTCCAcctttttgtatacataaaaaCACTTAACACTTATCTGCTTTTAATAGCAAGCAAactcactttttttatttttgcgtgGTCGTCTTTTCTCTGCGATTCCTCCGAACTGATTGCCACCCACTATTTCTATTTCAGTTGGTTGCAGTCACCTGAGGCACTACTGTACGGACCGAGTGTACATCGCCCATCCTATACCTAATCCATCACCTCATCCGATACAtattcaattccatcttatgtAAATTAATTACCGTCAGCCATAGACAttctatacatggactgctagtagccaacttcacgatggttccacttttaacggacaaaacactagcgcaaagaggactatgcggaaaaattgtgtaacatttatgacacttgacattggaaattctttctttttttctcacatGTTTATGTAATTTGTGTAGttgatcaaaataaaagaaatttaaataagaaataaaaatgaaaaagtgttcAATTCTAGGATGCATTTCGCATCAATTGAACAGATATGtgtctttgtttttgtaagtatatttttaaggaACGTATGATTCCTAgctaaaatcatattttttaccattatttagCCTGGTTCGTAAAGGCGTAGTCAGAGAAGAATGGAGACTTGCTATTGAATCTCTAAATGGCCAGGTGATAGATTCAAGTCGACCGCTCCAGAAATTTTTCATCTGCGATCTTCactttgataaaaaatttattaaaacgcTTGGGACTAACAAACGTCTCACAGAGGATGCTGTTCCAACTCTTTTCCCTAACATGCATAACATGAAGGAACAAATGTAAGATTAatcatttattcaaaacaaattcaacctaaaattttctaattacaGAAAAGAAGAAGTTCAAGACGATCAGGTAGATAACTTTGACGAAGCTTGTTGCAGGATGGAACAAATGTAATATAATTCAGTTTTCATTAcaaattctacataattttctaCTTTTAGGATTGAACCACCAATCGATGAAGTTCAATATCATCCAACTGATGACTTGGCAGAAGCACCCATCAAAAACGAACAAACTGGAAATAACTTGAAAGGTACTTTTTATATCAGGAAACTCttcatttgattttgtttgtatttatttatttataaaaaataattttcaaaataaattcgtaagttatttaaaaagaaggCAAGACCATTGGATGCcgttaatagaaaaatatagagataaataagttttaaaatttcttcgCATTTGTTGCGCTTCGATATGCGTTCTTTAACATTAACCAATGGAAAATGAATCGCTTCCTAAGGTACCACCTCGTTACCTTTTATACTGACATAACTTGGAATCCAGGCTGGAACAATGTTGACGCTGTTGTATATAACACTCCGGATATAGTTAATGGTTGTACAAGGAGTGTACATAGGATCCATCCGTGTATAACGTTCTTGATGGTTTCGATTTATTCCCGCTTTAGGTGAAAGAAAttgtaaaattgattaaaaaataggAAAGAGATATCACTACGCGCAGTATTAACACACGTCTATTCACGTTGGTGGCGTTTGCGAGCCTAGTAGTAACATAGTATGAGTAATGGTAGAGCGGAATGTATAGGGAAAAATGTTtcccaaaacaaatatttgaaatcacTATACATACCGctttgtcatttcaaaactattcaCCTAATTTTAACTATTCAAACGGTTATAATTTCACATATAGGTTTACCAACTTACTACGGAAGCTAttttaatcaattatttaaaaaaaatttaatgaaattaatttttatcaatttttctttgtttttaaaaacgtaaataaacgctttttatctttttataggTATAGCGATATGATCGCTTATTCGCCCGAACAAAACGatgtaattttaaatgaagccaTATTGGCTGAAAggtaataatttaattgtagttaaaaaaaataatactatattctattttttttgctgTAGCATAACACCTGTTTGTAGCCGTAAACGGAGGTTTGAGGAAGAGACAGCTACACCCAGAACTTTGAAACGTAAATGTTTGCGTTACAAACAATTATAcgtgaaaaaaaacaacatgctAAAGGCATCAAGGCGCA
This window of the Eupeodes corollae chromosome 3, idEupCoro1.1, whole genome shotgun sequence genome carries:
- the LOC129950653 gene encoding uncharacterized protein LOC129950653; its protein translation is MKKCSILGCISHQLNRYVSLFFLVRKGVVREEWRLAIESLNGQVIDSSRPLQKFFICDLHFDKKFIKTLGTNKRLTEDAVPTLFPNMHNMKEQIKEEVQDDQVDNFDEACCRMEQMIEPPIDEVQYHPTDDLAEAPIKNEQTGNNLKGTFYIRKLFI